From the genome of Candidatus Eisenbacteria bacterium:
CCGCGTGCCGTCGACGAGCGCGATCGCGCCCTCGCGCGCCGCATCGAGCGCCTGGCGAAGCCCCACCACCGCGGGGATCCCTCGCGCGCGCGCCATGATCGCCGTGTGCGAGGTGCGCCCGCCCAGATCGGTCGCGAGGCCCAGGATCGTCTCGCGGGAGACCAGGGCCATCTCGCTCGGCGCGATGTCCGACGCCACCACGAGCGAGGGAACGCGCAGGTCGCTCAGCGTGTGGGACCGCACGCCGCCCAGGTGACCCAGCACGCGGCGCTTCACGTCGCGGACGTCGAGCGCGCGGTCGCGGAGGTACTCCCCTTCGGCCTCCTCGAGCTGCGCGGTGACCGCCCCGAGGATCCGGCGATAGCACCACGCCGCGGGCCTGCCGTCGCGCTCGATGGCGCGGAGGGTCTGCGCGGTGGCCTCGGGATCCTCGAGGATGTCGATCTGCGGATCGAGGAGCTTGGCGTGCTCCTCGCCCGTCTCGAGCGCGATCTTCTCGCGGAGGCCGCGGACCTCCTCGAGGCTCTGCCGGATCGCTTCCCGGAACCGCTCCTGCTCCGCGGGGACTTCCCGCGGGGAGACAGGACCGTCGAGGACCTCGATCTCCTCGGGATCGACGACGTGCACGGGCCCGATCGCGATGCCGGGCGAGGCCGCGATGCCGGTGAGCGTGTTCATTCCTCTCCGAATTTGTCGTTCACGACCTTCACCAGCGCCTCCATCGCCGCCTCCTCGTCGCCGCCTTCGGTCCGGAGCAGGAGCTCCGCGCCCCGCTCCGCGGCGAGCATCATCACTCCGAGGATGCTCTTCCCGTTCACCTCGAGGCCGTCGCGCGCCACGACCACGTGGGACGCGAACTTCGCGGCCTCCTTCACGAACACGGAACAGGCGCGCGCGTGCAGCCCGAGCCGGTTCTGGATCACGACGTTCCGTTCGACCATGCGTTCGGGAGCTCCTAGAGAATCGCGGCCAGGACCGCGGCCGCGGCG
Proteins encoded in this window:
- a CDS encoding HPr family phosphocarrier protein is translated as MVERNVVIQNRLGLHARACSVFVKEAAKFASHVVVARDGLEVNGKSILGVMMLAAERGAELLLRTEGGDEEAAMEALVKVVNDKFGEE